The following are from one region of the Arachis duranensis cultivar V14167 chromosome 10, aradu.V14167.gnm2.J7QH, whole genome shotgun sequence genome:
- the LOC107469943 gene encoding LOW QUALITY PROTEIN: uncharacterized protein LOC107469943 (The sequence of the model RefSeq protein was modified relative to this genomic sequence to represent the inferred CDS: substituted 1 base at 1 genomic stop codon) — protein MLVAYEGFGNSLAITIHYNILFFFPLELMDVISVPKVKVAAKYHAEHIIAICSRYKSPFPTQYRIRPDDHSTVLQAGWLLQQFVVDNSVKIETRKLRWVQTRQKKLRVELYQGLQNALHTGETNAENVGRKRTILPSSFIGSRRDMTQRYEDGMTIVLKKGKLDIFLTMTCNPSWTKITSELNPVQTPQDRLDLTTKIFRAKFEQLKEDVITKGVLGKVKSYIYVTEFQKRGLSHVHMLLILENNDKLIDPEHYDSLVLAEIPSKEEEPYLHDVVLKYMINGPCGTLDQSSPCMKNGQCKHNYPKEFTAETRRGDDSYPQYRRRFDIPVPINQNVTVDNRWVVSYNPWLLLKYDYHINVETCSSIKSIKYLYKYCYKGPDQVAMEVHNGSNFDEVQQFVDARWIAAPEACWRIFKFNFYRMYPSVEKLEIHFPNQHQVSFYDHQTIPKILNDDYFSRTMLTEFFALNREEDQQSRHLPYREISEYYTWHNKEKEWYRRKIQRRSIGRIYTVSPSEGEKFYLHILLSNIREPINWDDLLTITQYNLPSLTHENENDNLIPRVIQEELSVEVLREDLCSVARLNDEQSKAFKCIMNTIDRRESGVFFVDRPGRLGKTFLYRAIIAELRNKGHIILVTASSEIAATLFPGGRTAHSRFKIPINAEPSSICNISKQSDLAKLIRQTTTIIWDEAPMTNKESVQSLDRTLRDILANDMPFGGKVMVMGGDFSQVLHVIPKGSKSQMISASIVKSHLWASTKILHLRQNRRSSNDNIFAEYLMRIGNGIEPTIHEDFVRIQVNMAIPWEGETSLNKLIEEIFPNLXSHGWDASYMVERAILTPKNHDVQQLNDIIINQFPGEEQNVVSFDEVERDANNLYQQEYLNSVSTGGLPPYVLKVKKGTPLMLLRNIDPKAGLCNGTRLLCRGTFQNMLDVEILTGYHCGRRAFLRKQFSVRLSFAITINKSQGQTIPKVGIYLPKHVFSHGQTLSRSISQSTTKILVKEEKIDGTSGEFTRNIVFKEILLPSPQIGDIEDGSNDQKGLEVEILRFYNRLFYENLDVDLEVIGSQSLLQFSLEACNKLTKRVLKEEVRNAVKEINSFNAPRAYGFQAFFSREY, from the exons ATGCTGGTAGCCTACGAAGGATTCGGAAATTCGTTGGCTATTACGATCCACTACaatatcctcttctttttccctTTGGAACTCATGGATGTGATATCAGTACCCAAAGTCAAAGTGGCAGCAAAGTATCATGCCGAACATATAATAGCTATATGTTCCAGGTACAAATCCCCATTTCCTACGCAGTATAGA ATCCGCCCCGATGATCATTCCACCGTATTGCAAGCAGGGTGGCTACTACAACAATTTGTTGTTGATAACTCTGTGAAAATTGAAACTAGAAAGTTAAGATGGGTTCAAACTAGACAGAAGAAATTACGAGTTGAATTATACCAAGGGTTACAAAATGCTTTGCACACAGGAGAAACCAATGCAG AAAatgttggaagaaaaagaacaatatTACCATCGTCGTTCATTGGTAGCCGTCGCGACATGACCCAACGATATGAAGATGGAATGACGATTGTTCTTAAAAAGGGCAAGCTAGATATTTTTCTCACAATGACATGCAATCCATCTTGGACTAAAATAACTTCAGAACTCAACCCAGTTCAAACTCCACAAGATCGTCTAGAtttaacaacaaaaatttttcgAGCCAAATTTGAACAGCTAAAAGAGGATGTAATTACTAAGGGTGTCTTGGGAAAGGTGAAGAGCTATATTTATGTCACTGAGTTTCAAAAAAGAGGGTTGTCACATGTACATATGTTGCTAATCTTAGAAAATAATGACAAGTTAATTGACCCAGAGCATTATGATAGTTTGGTACTTGCAGAGATACCAtctaaagaagaagaaccatACCTACATGATGTAGTGCtaaaatatatgattaatggTCCTTGCGGTACACTTGATCAATCTTCACCCTGCATGAAAAATGGCCAATGTAAACACAACTACCCAAAAGAGTTCACAGCAGAAACACGAAGAGGTGACGACTCATATCCGCAATATAGGCGACGATTCGACATTCCAGTACCGATTAACCAAAATGTCACAGTTGATAATAGATGGGTAGTTTCGTACAACCCTTGGCTACTACTAAAGTATGATTACCATATTAATGTTGAGACATGTAGTAGCATCAAGAGTATAAAATATCTCTACAAATATTGCTACAAGGGTCCAGACCAGGTTGCAATGGAAGTTCACAACGGTTCTAATTTTGACGAGGTCCAACAGTTTGTTGATGCAAGATGGATTGCTGCTCCAGAGGCATGTTGgagaatatttaaatttaacttttacCGAATGTATCCATCAGTGGAAAAGTTAGAAATTCATTTTCCAAATCAACATCAAGTGAGCTTCTATGATCACCAAACCATTCCTAAAATACTTAATGATGATTATTTCTCTAGAACAATGCTCACTGAGTTCTTTGCCCTAAATCGTGAGGAAGACCAACAATCTAGGCATCTTCCGTACAGGGAAATTTCAGAGTATTACACTTGGCACAACAAGGAAAAGGAATGGTATCGGCGCAAGATACAGAGGAGATCCATCGGTCGAATTTATACTGTATCACCTTCAGAAGGAGAAAAATTCTATTTGCATATTCTGTTATCTAACATTAGAGAACCAATCAATTGGGATGACTTGCTAACA ATTACACAATACAATTTGCCATCTCTAActcatgaaaatgaaaatgacaaCCTGATACCCAGAGTTATCCAAGAAGAACTGTCTGTCGAAGTACTCCGGGAAGACTTGTGTTCCGTAGCAAGATTGAATGATGAGCAATCTAAAGCTTTCAAGTGCATTATGAATACAATTGATCGAAGAGAAAGTGGAGTGTTCTTTGTTGATCGGCCAGGAAGATTAGGCAAAACATTTCTTTACAGAGCTATAATTGCAGAATTGAGAAATAAGGGTCATATTATCTTGGTAACTGCATCATCAGAAATAGCCGCAACATTATTTCCTGGGGGTCGAACAGCTCATTCTAGGTTTAAGATCCCAATTAATGCAGAACCATCATCCATTTGTAACATAAGCAAACAATCAGATCTTGCAAAGCTTATTAGACAAACAACGACAATAATCTGGGATGAAGCACCAATGACAAATAAAGAATCAGTGCAATCATTAGACCGTACCCTAAGAGACATATTAGCAAATGATATGCCATTTGGAGGAAAAGTGATGGTGATGGGAGGAGATTTTAGCCAAGTACTGCATGTCATACCGAAAGGTAGTAAGTCACAAATGATTTCAGCTTCTATAGTTAAGTCTCATTTATGGGCTTCCACTAAAATTCTCCATTTGCGACAAAATAGGCGATCTTCTAATGATAATATTTTTGCTGAGTATCTTATGCGCATTGGTAATGGAATTGAGCCCACCATACATGAAGACTTTGTACGGATACAAGTAAATATGGCAATTCCGTGGGAGGGTGAAACATCGTTAAACAAGTTAATAGAAGAAATATTTCCAAACTTATAATCTCATGGGTGGGACGCTTCTTACATGGTAGAAAGGGCAATATTGACGCCAAAAAATCATGATGTACAACAGCTTAATGATATAATTATCAACCAGTTTCCAGGAGAAGAACAAAATGTAGTCTCATTTGATGAGGTAGAAAGAGATGCTAATAATTTATATCAACAAGAATACCTTAACTCAGTTTCTACAGGCGGGTTGCCACCTTATGTATTGAAGGTAAAAAAAGGTACACCTTTGATGTTATTGAGAAATATAGACCCTAAGGCCGGCTTATGCAATGGTACAAGGTTACTATGTCGTGGAACTTTTCAAAACATGTTGGATGTAGAAATTTTAACCGGCTATCACTGTGGAAGAAGAGCTTTCTTGC GGAAGCAATTTTCTGTAAGGTTGAGTTTTGCAATAACAATAAACAAATCACAAGGACAGACCATTCCTAAAGTAGGGATCTATCTCCCTAAACATGTATTTAGTCATGGCCAAACTCTGTCTCGAAGTATTTCTCAGTCAACTACAAAAATTTTagtcaaagaagaaaaaatagatgGAACAAGTGGAGAATTTACCAGAAATATAGTTTTCAAAGAAATATTGTTACCTTCACCACAG ATAGGTGAT ATAG AAGATGGTTCTAATGATCAGAAAGGTCTTGAAGTAGAGATACTAAGGTTCTATAATAGGCTTTTTTATGAGAATCTTGATGTGGACTTAGAAGTAATAGGTTCTCAATCTCTCCTGCAATTTTCTCTGGAGGCTTGCAATAAGCTCACGAAAAGGGTCTTGAAAGAAGAAGTTCGTAATGCAGTGAAGGAAATAAACTCGTTCAATGCTCCAAGAGCTTATGGCTTTCAGGCTTTCTTCTCTAGGGAGTATTAG